A part of Carettochelys insculpta isolate YL-2023 chromosome 1, ASM3395843v1, whole genome shotgun sequence genomic DNA contains:
- the RNF121 gene encoding E3 ubiquitin ligase RNF121 yields MAAVLEVEIGGPVERDVEEVDVSRLSPEERWRVEHARMHAKHRGHEAMHAEMVLILIATLVVAQLLLVQWKQRHPRSYNMVTLFQMWIVPLYFTAKLHWWRFLVIWVLFSAVTAFVTFRATRKPLVQTTPRLVYKWFLLIYKISYATGIVGYMAVMFTLFGLNLLFRIKPEDAMDFGVSLLFYGLYYGVLERDFAEMCADYMASTIGFYSASGMPTKHLSDSVCAVCGQQIFVDVNEEGIIENTYRLSCNHVFHEFCIRGWCIVGKKQTCPYCKEKVDLKRMFSNPWERPHVMYGQLLDWLRYLVAWQPVIIGLVQGINYILGLE; encoded by the exons GTTGATGTATCACGACTGTCCCCTGAGGAGAGATGGAG GGTCGAGCATGCTCGGATGCACGCCAAGCACCGTGGCCACGAAGCCATGCATGCCGAAATGGTCCTCATCCTCATTGCGACGCTTGTGGTTGCACAGCTCCTCTTGGTACAGTGGAAACAGAGGCATCCCCGCTCCTACAAT ATGGTGACCCTCTTCCAGATGTGGATTGTTCCCCTTTATTTCACAGCAAAGCTGCACTGGTGGCGATTCCTGGTGATTTGGGTCCTCTTCTCCGCTGTCACGGCCTTTGTCACATTCAGAGCAACCCGTAAACCTCTTGTGCAGACCACGCCCAG gCTGGTCTATAAATGGTTTCTGCTGATATACAAGATCAGCTATGCCACTGGAATAGTTGGGTACATGGCTGTAATGTTCACTCTTTTTGGGCTTAACTTATTATTCAG AATCAAACCTGAAGATGCAATGGATTTTGGTGTTTCCCTCTTGTTCTATGGCCTTTATTATGGAGTACTTGAGAGGGACTTTGCTGAAATGTGCGCAGATTACATGGCATCAACCATAGGG TTTTACAGTGCATCAGGAATGCCAACGAAGCACCTCTCTGACAGCGTCTGCGCCGTGTGTGGCCAGCAGATCTTTGTAGATGTCAACGAAGAAGGGATCATAGAGAACACATACAGGCTCTCCTGCAATCACGT ATTCCACGAGTTCTGCATCCGAGGCTGGTGCATCGTTGGGAAGAAGCAGACATGTCCGTACTGCAAAGAGAAGGTGGACCTCAAGCGAATGTTCAGTAACCC CTGGGAAAGGCCACATGTCATGTACGGGCAGCTGCTTGACTGGCTACGCTACCTGGTGGCCTGGCAACCTGTTATAATTGGACTGGTACAAGGTATCAACTACATCCTGGGGCTGGAATAA